AGGATGCGGATCTGATCGTTATCGGGCGTTCTCACAAGGGGGTTCTTGAACACCTGTATTCGGGTTCGGATGTGACCGAGTTGTTGCGCCGGGCCTATACGCCGGTGCTGGTTTACAAGCAGCTTTCGGAGACCACCATATCTGTTGAAGAGCCTTTTGAAAGGCCACTGCTGGCCATCGACTGGTCGCCTGGCAGTCTGCGCGCGGTTGAGTATATAAAAGCATTAAACGAAACCGTACAGGAAGTTCACCTTGTGCACGTGGCGGATGAAAAAGCCCTGAAAGGCCCCTCCGCCATGGCCATCCAAAAAACACGTAAAGAAGCGCGCGATAAGCTGGATGACATCTGTGAAAGCCTTGAAGCGGCCGGGATCAAAGCCCGCGAGCATGTTTATATCGGCGATCCGGATGAAGAAATCGAAAAGGCGGCCAAGGACTGTCAGGCCACCATGATTGTTTTAGGCTCCTCGGCAAAAGCCGCCTGGGTCGAAAAGTTTCTCGGCAGCACACCCCGCAAGATTGCCGAAGAATCCATTTATCCGACCCTGCTGGTTCCACCTGAAAAAGCGCAGGAATAACGCTAAGCATCAGCTTAGACGGTTTAGTATTGTTGCAAGAATAGGATCTAAATTAATTTTTTTTCAATCGGTAGATCGCGTTATTCGGTTATCCGGTTTGCCAGTTGAGCCCGTTGGGCCCGTAAAAAAAAGAGGTCTATTTTATTTCGGGCTAACCGGCTAACTGGCTAACGGGCTCAACCGGCTCAACCGATTTTATAGGAGGATCGATGGCTGTAATCACCATCTCCCGACAATTTGGCTCCGGCGGTAAAACGTTGGGCAAAATGGTCGCCAACGAGCTGGGATATGAATTTGCCGATAGTGAAATCGTTGCCAAGGTAGCGGAAATGGCCAATGTGTCCACCCACTGGGTGGAAACGGTGGAAAATGAAGCCGGCGGCAAGCTTTCGCGGTTTGTTTCCCGGATGGTGTCGCGACCGCTGGTGGACAAAATCTTAAAAGGTGAGCGCGGCTATATTGATGAGACCATATACCTTGACTACTTGGTGCTCATCATTGCCCAGATTGCCGATGAAGGCGATGTGGTCATTTTAGGGCGCGGTAGCCAATATATCCTGGATGACCATCCGGAAGCCTTCCATATTCTGATGATCGATGAATTTGAAAACCGGGTGCGCTTTATGCAAAAAAATTATGAATTGTCAGAAAGTCGCGCCACGCGGTTGATCAGAGGTGAAGACAAACGCCGCAAGACGCTTTATCAAAAGCTCGGCAAAACCGATTATGATGATCCTTTTCTGTATCATCTGGTGCTGAATATGAGCAAGGTCAGCCTGGAAGAAGCTAAGCAAATTGTGTGCAACCGCGTTAATGAATAGAACAAGGAAATAATATGGGTCGGAAACTGAATTTTATAAAAGGTTTCTGGACGTGGGCGACCATTGTTTTGATTCCCGCGGCATTGTTGGCTCACGAATGGAATGCCCCTGAGGAAGCGGCTCAACGCCCTAATCCAGTGCCAGAGGATGCTGCTGCTATCGAACGGGGCCAAAAGTTATTTGAACAATCCTGTGCTCATTGTCACGGAACAAACGGTCAAGGTGACGGTCCCTTAGCCGCGGCCTTAAATCCCAAGCCTGCCGATCTGGCAGCACGTGCCGGCCACCATACCGACGGTGATTTTGCCTGGAAGATCGCCAACGGTCGCGGTGCGATGCCGGCTTTTAAAGACCAATTGACGGAGACTCAAATCTGGGAATTAACGCATTTTATTCAGAACTTAAAAAAATAATACCTGATTTTTCGTGCAAAATTCAGGTAATAGCTCTGAGCGTCGCCTTTCCATAATATACTTAGCTTATCAGATAATTGCGCATCATCCCCATATCCCCGTGCTCCAGAATGTGGCAATGGTATAAAAATAATCCCTTATAATCGGTAAAATTCGTCACAATGCGGGCGCGTTCACCCGGCATCAGCAAAACCGTATCTTTCCAGCCATCATCCACGTAACCGCTGTGATGCGTCCCTCTGCGCTCGATGACTTGAAACTGCTTGCCGTGCAGGTGCACCGGATGGGGCATGGGCATCATCATTCCCATGCGCTGGTCATCGTTGGCCAATTCCCACAGCTCGGTAGAATTGAGCCGGATCCTTTCATCATCGGCGACCTCCTGCATGTTAAAGGTGCGTCCGTTGATAAGTCCATGCATATGGCGCATGAAAAAAGAAAATTGCCTCGGGCTATTGGCGTTATCGGCATCTTGCAGCTGATAGCGTTCGATGGTAGACAGTTTTTGCGGTAGCGAGCGGGATTCTCTTTCCTTTTTGGTCACATTGATTTTGAAGACACTGAAGGGTGCGCCATTGGGCAAACTCTCACCGGCCATCATGCCCCTGCGCGGTCCCATGGCACTTCCCTGCATAGCGGCTTCAAAATATTTGCTGACCAGTTCAAGTGATGTGCCGACCGGATAGTTGCTGAAATCAGCCCACAGCTCGATGCGCTCAGCCGGACCTATGATGACATATTTTTTCTCGATAGGCTTTTCCAGCAGGCCACCATCGGTTGCAATAACAGTCAAAGGCGTGCCGTTACTCCAGGCCAGTTTGTAGATCCGGGAATTGGAGCCGTTTAAAATGCGCAATCGATAGGCTCTGGTTTTGACCGCCAGCTCAAAGTCAGGCTTACCGTTGACACAGATGCGATCGCCCAGCATGCCCGTCATGCTGTCGTGCATTCCCCGCGGCAAATATACCAGTTGGTTGTCGCGATTAAATGCGCGATCCTGGATAACCAGGGAAATGTCCAATTCATTCGCGGGTAAATTTAACTTTTCTTCCTCATCGTCGGAAACAAAAAATAGCCCTGCCAGGCCGCCGTAAACCTGGTGACCGGTACGGCCGTGCGGATGGGGGTGGTACCAGTAGGTGCCGGCGCGATTTAAAACCTCAAATTCATACGTGAAGGTTTGCCCTGCGGCAATGACATCCTTGGGATGGCCATCCATCCGGGCCGGGACATGCAGGCCATGCCAGTGGATGATACTGGTGGCTGGAAGGCTGTTTTGAAATTGAATGCGAACTTTCTGGTGCTGGCGAACGCGAATGATGGGTCCTAAATAAGATTGTTTCAGATGGGTGAGGCAGTTGGGATCGCCTTTGATCACTTCCCCGCTATATTGCCATACGGTTGTGGGCTGACCCGGAAAAATTTGAACCTCAGATGGCGACGCTGTCAAGGACAGCTCTACATCAGGCGAAAAAGCGGCTCTATCCGATGCGGCACCTGCGGCTT
Above is a genomic segment from Desulfobacterales bacterium containing:
- a CDS encoding universal stress protein, with the protein product MEIKKLLFVTKFEELGFDALRSLLSLRKSALEHVVFVNVIERDRVAMRRGKGYQKEEEIRLREAANIRFIDWAENLFEQGMEVGVYIVVGSLVPEVIKATRKEDADLIVIGRSHKGVLEHLYSGSDVTELLRRAYTPVLVYKQLSETTISVEEPFERPLLAIDWSPGSLRAVEYIKALNETVQEVHLVHVADEKALKGPSAMAIQKTRKEARDKLDDICESLEAAGIKAREHVYIGDPDEEIEKAAKDCQATMIVLGSSAKAAWVEKFLGSTPRKIAEESIYPTLLVPPEKAQE
- a CDS encoding cytidylate kinase-like family protein, giving the protein MAVITISRQFGSGGKTLGKMVANELGYEFADSEIVAKVAEMANVSTHWVETVENEAGGKLSRFVSRMVSRPLVDKILKGERGYIDETIYLDYLVLIIAQIADEGDVVILGRGSQYILDDHPEAFHILMIDEFENRVRFMQKNYELSESRATRLIRGEDKRRKTLYQKLGKTDYDDPFLYHLVLNMSKVSLEEAKQIVCNRVNE
- a CDS encoding cytochrome c is translated as MGRKLNFIKGFWTWATIVLIPAALLAHEWNAPEEAAQRPNPVPEDAAAIERGQKLFEQSCAHCHGTNGQGDGPLAAALNPKPADLAARAGHHTDGDFAWKIANGRGAMPAFKDQLTETQIWELTHFIQNLKK
- a CDS encoding multicopper oxidase domain-containing protein; the protein is MINRRQFLYLAGAGAANLLNVHALPFTKAAGAASDRAAFSPDVELSLTASPSEVQIFPGQPTTVWQYSGEVIKGDPNCLTHLKQSYLGPIIRVRQHQKVRIQFQNSLPATSIIHWHGLHVPARMDGHPKDVIAAGQTFTYEFEVLNRAGTYWYHPHPHGRTGHQVYGGLAGLFFVSDDEEEKLNLPANELDISLVIQDRAFNRDNQLVYLPRGMHDSMTGMLGDRICVNGKPDFELAVKTRAYRLRILNGSNSRIYKLAWSNGTPLTVIATDGGLLEKPIEKKYVIIGPAERIELWADFSNYPVGTSLELVSKYFEAAMQGSAMGPRRGMMAGESLPNGAPFSVFKINVTKKERESRSLPQKLSTIERYQLQDADNANSPRQFSFFMRHMHGLINGRTFNMQEVADDERIRLNSTELWELANDDQRMGMMMPMPHPVHLHGKQFQVIERRGTHHSGYVDDGWKDTVLLMPGERARIVTNFTDYKGLFLYHCHILEHGDMGMMRNYLIS